A window of the Linepithema humile isolate Giens D197 chromosome 4, Lhum_UNIL_v1.0, whole genome shotgun sequence genome harbors these coding sequences:
- the LOC105672535 gene encoding protein artichoke-like, producing MWTTRPRTKRKWRQSSTRSCRERDNRWNRRRDGFRIIYSVILAACMATQEARGAKCPPPDTIPGCPCYNFENGGLFLECAGATEESLRNALSGVIHATGGEGALVQSLSVYELDRKVEELRAVAFPAGSQIRHLQISHSAIREITEDAFERLSKSLESLALVSGRLPHVPQKAMATLSLLKALDLEANLVHELPSFSFYGLSLIKLNLKGNQIMKISEYAFAGLEGSLKDLDLAENKIRVFPMTSLRRLEHLTSLRLAWNEVSQLPEDGYSRLDALNFLDLSSNNFKDIPLNCFRCCPSLKTLSLYYNAVESVDKDAFISLIDLESIDLSHNKIVFLDVATFRANQKLRSIDLSHNHIHYIRGVFSRLPELKELFLAENNILEIPAETFAGSTSLSVVYLQQNAIRRIDARGLVTLGQLAQLHLSGNYIEKVPRDFLEHCENLSTLSLDGNSIRELEVGTFAKAKQLRELRLQDNQITEVKRGVFAPLPSLLELHLQNNAITDMETGALRSLHSLQHVNLQGNLLAVLGDVFQVSNDVGQSENSGSSLVSIQLDNNGLGVLHNDSLRGQASVRIMWLGHNRLTRLQAPLFRDLLLVERLYLTNNSISRIEDTAFKPMQALKFLELSMNRLSHVTVKTFSELHELEELYLQDNGLRRLDPYALTALKRLRVLDLANNHLNVLHDKIFQEGLPIRTLNLKNCTVSVIENGAFRGLNNLYELNLEHNHFTATALDRLDIPGLRVLRISYNNFSQINANSLDGLPSLQHLAMDSSQINRMPAEIFAKNKNLAKLLLSNNLLKMLPAMLFLGLEALKEIKLDGNRFQQVPYDVFANASTVEFLSLANNALIQVDMSRLCGLTSLRELDLRGNYISSLTGFATVNFSRLISVDLSHNHLTALPANFFARSNMLRKIELAANKFRQIPAVALTAQNIPGLTWLNVTANPLMRIHEISSEAKYPALQEIHISGTNLTIVTSQDFEAFPALMHLFMGNNMISRVSPSAFRSLPNLLTLDLSVNELELLPQERLKGLEHLRLLNLTHNRLKELEDFPPDLKALQVLDLSYNQISGVGKSTFQHLENLAELHLYGNWISSISPDAFKPLKKLRILDLSRNFLANLPLNAFRPLETQIRSLRAEENPLHCDCESQELWEWLRDHQKLVGGGMSRNRGGGLRVNDMDGGLLRCEQPPELRGLVFLDLDPHAFCSAPLVLKLAIQDIQPFSVLVSWQSRNHSGLRGYQVAYHALDNVDEVRAKILEPSARSVKLSKLSSSTRYLICVFGLGNWMTSRSPEDSPMEQLNFTQIEILASTPSTQMADSPTSRCTEVKTLDAPDAIISSDGSAMGDVGSVSSFLTRRLGLIVGCCMGFIVFLLLVSVLGYLKVKKQREAVKREQQPIPPEYISYRHFSIQSGEAGHAAVRQTSQDGQHSNFINNTTLNV from the exons atgtggACGACGCGGCCACGGACCAAACGAAAGTGGCGACAATCGTCGACCCGGTCGTGCAGAGAACGTGACAATCGGTGGAATCGCCGTCGGGACGGCTTCCGCATCATCTACTCGGTAATATTGGCGGCTTGCATGGCGACACAGGAGGCGAGGGGCGCCAAGTGTCCGCCACCGGACACAATACCCGGCTGCCCGTGTTACAACTTCGAGAACGGCGGTCTGTTCCTGGAATGCGCAGGTGCCACCGAGGAGTCCCTCAGGAACGCTTTGTCCGGCGTGATACATGCCACCGGCGGGGAAG GGGCGCTCGTTCAGTCATTGAGCGTGTACGAATTGGATCGAAAAGTGGAGGAACTTCGTGCTGTTGCTTTCCCGGCGGGCTCGCAAATTAGGCATCTACAAATATCGCATTCCGCGATCCGCGAAATAACTGAGGATGCTTTCGAGCGATTAAGCAAAAGCCTGGAATCCTTGGCACTCGTATCCGGCCGACTACCTCACGTACCTCAAAAGGCCATGGCCACGCTAAGCCTACTCAAAGCGCTGGACCTCGAGGCCAACCTCGTTCACGAGCTGCCGAGCTTCAGTTTCTACGGGCTCTCGTTAATTAAACTGAATCTGAAGGGTAATCAAATCATGAAAATTTCCGAGTACGCCTTTGCCGGACTCGAGGGCTCTTTAAAGGATCTGGATCTGGCGGAGAACAAGATCAGAGTATTCCCCATGACGTCCTTAAGAAGATTAGAACATCTCACGTCGCTGCGTCTCGCGTGGAATGAGGTATCCCAGCTCCCGGAGGACGGCTATTCCAGGCTGGACGCCTTAAACTTCCTCGATCTCAGTAGCAACAATTTCAAGGACATTCCGCTCAATTGCTTCCGCTGCTGTCCGTCCCTGAAGACTCTGTCCCTCTATTACAACGCGGTCGAGTCGGTCGACAAGGATGCCTTTATATCGCTGATCGATCTCGAATCGATAGACCTCAGCCACAACAAGATCGTGTTCCTTGACGTAGCTACCTTCCGTGCCAATCAAAAGCTCAGGTCGATCGATCTCAGCCACAATCACATACACTATATCCGGGGCGTATTCTCGCGGCTGCCCGAATTGAAGGAGCTCTTCCTGGCAGAAAATAACATTCTCGAGATACCGGCGGAGACGTTTGCCGGCAGCACGAGCCTCTCGGTCGTGTACCTCCAGCAGAATGCCATCCGGAGGATCGATGCGCGCGGTCTGGTGACGCTCGGCCAATTGGCGCAGCTGCATTTGAGCGGAAATTACATCGAGAAGGTGCCGCGTGACTTCCTCGAGCATTGCGAGAATCTCTCCACGCTGTCGTTGGACGGTAATAGTATCCGCGAGCTTGAAGTCGGCACGTTCGCCAAGGCGAAGCAGCTGCGCGAGCTACGGCTGCAGGACAATCAGATCACCGAGGTGAAGCGCGGCGTGTTCGCGCCGCTACCGTCGCTCCTCGAGCTGCATCTCCAAAACAACGCCATCACGGACATGGAGACCGGCGCGCTGAGATCTCTGCACAGTCTGCAACACGTAAATCTGCAGGGTAACCTTCTGGCGGTGCTGGGCGATGTGTTCCAAGTGTCGAACGACGTCGGTCAGAGCGAAAACAGCGGCAGTTCCCTCGTCTCTATTCAGCTAGACAACAATGGCCTCGGCGTCCTGCACAATGACTCATTAAGGGGTCAAGCCTCGGTCAGGATCATGTGGCTTGGACACAATAGACTGACGCGTCTTCAAGCTCCATTGTTTCGAGACCTGTTGCTGGTCGAGCGACTGTATCTCACGAATAATTCCATCTCGCGCATCGAAGACACCGCCTTCAAGCCAATGCAGGCGCTCAAGTTCCTGGAGCTTAGCATGAACCGGCTGAGTCACGTAACCGTGAAGACATTCTCGGAGCTACACGAGCTCGAGGAACTTTACTTGCAAGATAACGGTCTGCGCCGTCTGGATCCTTACGCTTTAACGGCTTTGAAGAGACTGCGCGTTCTCGACCTCGCCAACAATCACTTAAATGTGCTGCACGATAAAATCTTCCAGGAAGGACTGCCGATCAGAACGCTCAATCTGAAGAACTGCACCGTCAGTGTGATCGAAAACGGTGCCTTCCGCGGACTAAACAATCTCTACGAACTGAATCTCGAGCATAATCATTTCACTGCCACGGCGTTAGACCGCCTAGACATACCGGGGCTAAGAGTTTTGAGAATATCGTACAACAATTTTAGTCAGATCAACGCGAACTCGTTGGACGGCCTACCGTCCCTTCAGCATCTGGCGATGGATTCGTCGCAGATCAACCGGATGCCAGCCGAGATTTTCGCGAAAAACAAGAATCTTGCGAAACTGCTGCTCAGCAACAATTTGCTCAAGATGCTGCCGGCGATGTTGTTCTTAGGCCTCGAGGCGCTCAAGGAGATCAAACTTGACGGCAATAGGTTCCAGCAAGTTCCGTACGATGTGTTTGCGAACGCGAGCACGGTGGAGTTCCTCTCGCTGGCCAACAACGCTCTCATTCAGGTGGATATGTCGCGATTGTGCGGATTGACGAGTCTGCGGGAGCTCGATCTACGCGGCAACTACATCTCATCTCTCACCGGCTTCGCCACCGTCAACTTTTCTCGCCTCATATCCGTGGACTTGAGTCACAATCATTTAACGGCGCTCCCGGCGAATTTCTTCGCCCGCTCGAACATGCTGCGAAAGATCGAACTGGCGGCCAACAAGTTTCGTCAGATACCAGCTGTGGCACTCACGGCGCAAAATATACCTGGTCTCACCTGGCTGAACGTCACGGCCAATCCTCTCATGCGAATACACGAGATCAGCTCAGAAGCGAAATATCCGGCTCTGCAGGAAATTCACATTTCCGGAACGAATTTGACGATAGTCACCAGCCAAGACTTTGAGGCGTTTCCCGCGCTGATGCATCTCTTCATGGGTAACAACATGATCTCCAGGGTATCCCCCAGCGCTTTTCGAAGTCTTCCGAATTTGCTAACGCTGGATCTCAGCGTGAACGAGCTGGAGCTGCTACCGCAGGAGAGGCTGAAGGGACTGGAGCACCTTCGATTGCTCAATCTCACGCACAATCGTCTGAAAGAGCTCGAGGACTTCCCGCCTGACCTGAAGGCTTTGCAAGTGCTCGATCTTTCGTACAATCAGATAAGCGGAGTGGGAAAGAGCACGTTCCAACACCTGGAGAATCTAGCCGAGCTGCATCTCTACGGCAACTGGATATCGTCGATCTCGCCGGACGCGTTCAAGCCGCTGAAGAAGCTCAGGATTTTAGATCTAAGTAGGAACTTCTTAGCGAACTTACCGCTGAATGCCTTTCGACCTCTCGAAACGCAAATACGGAGTCTACGGGCTGAGG AAAACCCACTGCACTGCGACTGCGAGTCTCAGGAGCTTTGGGAATGGCTGCGCGATCATCAGAAACTGGTCGGCGGCGGGATGAGCCGGAATCGCGGGGGCGGACTGAGGGTGAATGACATGGACGGCGGTCTGCTGCGGTGCGAGCAGCCGCCGGAGCTGCGCGGTCTCGTGTTCCTGGATCTGGATCCGCATGCCTTTTGCTCCGCGCCGCTGGTCTTGAAACTGGCGATCCAGGATATCCAGCCGTTCTCCGTTCTGGTGTCGTGGCAGAGCAGGAATCACTCCGGCTTGCGCGGCTATCAGGTGGCCTATCACGCTCTGGACAACGTTGACGAG GTACGTGCCAAAATACTCGAGCCCAGCGCGCGCTCGGTGAAACTGTCGAAGCTGTCGTCGAGCACGCGCTACCTGATCTGCGTGTTCGGTCTCGGTAATTGGATGACGTCGCGATCGCCGGAGGACAGCCCGATGGAGCAGCTGAACTTCACGCAGATCGAGATACTCGCATCCACGCCGAGCACGCAGATGGCGGACTCGCCGACCAGCCGTTGCACAGAGGTGAAGACGCTGGACGCGCCGGACGCGATAATCAGCAGCGACGGCTCGGCGATGGGCGACGTCGGCAGCGTCAGCAGCTTCCTGACGAGACGGCTCGGCCTGATAGTTGGCTGCTGCATGGGCTTTATCGTCTTCCTGCTGCTTGTCTCCGTGCTCGGCTATCTGAAGGTGAAGAAGCAGCGGGAAGCGGTGAAGAGGGAGCAGCAACCGATACCGCCCGAGTACATATCGTACAGGCATTTTAGCATACAAAGCGGCGAGGCCGGCCACGCCGCCGTTCGGCAAACCAGCCAGGACGGCCAGCACTCCAACTTCATCAACAACACCACGCTGAACGTATGA